In Nymphalis io chromosome 13, ilAglIoxx1.1, whole genome shotgun sequence, one genomic interval encodes:
- the LOC126773030 gene encoding putative carbonic anhydrase 5: protein MWIIAVNLLAVAGIINGADWSYDFETQWPGVCTTGSQQSPINIMSRDAVVDRQEAHIKGPLAFRGYSNVNATAENNGHTVKWTIVEDEPMPVLSGGPLRGNYSFIQFHIHWLSEHAIDGMKYPMEIHFVHVKTGLTVEEALKRPDGLAVVGVICQVHSGEENEFALGELAPVLPSLIDKVSGPLPASVIDLTRLLSPNVQSFYTYHGSLTTPQCQEVVTWIVMDTPLIISDTQYKLFSKIDVGGIDNYRSLQPVNRVVYRSLASCASLTLPSSLGILAALLNLSSTMSSIVGKGICTIVNMKKKFWGNKTQECIKSD from the exons atgtggattATTGCAGTGAATCTGTTGGCTGTTGCGG GTATCATCAATGGAGCCGATTGGTCATATGATT TTGAAACGCAATGGCCAGGCGTTTGTACAACAGGGAGCCAGCAGTCTCCAATCAACATAATGTCCCGGGACGCGGTAGTGGACAGACAGGAGGCACATATCAAAGGCCCGCTGGCCTTCAGAGGGTACAGCAATGTGAATGCAACTGCTGAAAACAATGGACATACTG TGAAATGGACTATCGTGGAAGACGAACCAATGCCCGTACTATCTGGAGGTCCACTACGAGGAAACTACAGCTTCATACAGTTCCATATCCACTGGCTATCGGAACACGCTATTGATGGCATGAA ataccCAATGGAAATACACTTCGTTCACGTTAAAACGGGTTTGACTGTCGAAGAAGCTCTAAAACGCCCAGACGGTCTCGCCGTTGTTGGGGTTATATGCCAG GTTCATAGCGGAGAAGAGAATGAGTTCGCGTTGGGAGAATTGGCACCAGTGCTCCCTAGTCTTATAGACAAAGTATCGGGCCCCTTACCAGCTTCCGTCATTGATCTCAC GCGTCTCTTGAGTCCAAACGTGCAGTCTTTTTACACGTACCACGGCTCTCTGACTACCCCGCAATGTCAAGAAGTAGTCACCTGGATCGTTATGGATACTCCTCTCATTATATCTGATACTCAG TACAAACTCTTCAGCAAAATCGATGTTGGTGGCATAGACAACTACCGAAGCTTGCAGCCTGTCAACCGAGTCGTCTACCGAAGCCTTGCTTCCTGTGCTTCCTTGACCTTACCAAGCTCTCTTGGCATCCTGGCAGCTCTTCTTAATCTCTCATCTACCATGTCAAGTATCGTGGGCAAAGGAATCTGCACAATTGTTAATATGAAGAAAAAGTTCTGGGGCAATAAAACTCAAGAATGTATCAAAAGTGATTGA